The DNA segment TCCTTCGCGGGGTCGCCGCGGCGCTTCAGCCGAAGGGCGTCGCCGTCGAGATCCTCAAGCCGGACGCCGTCCTGCGTGCCGAGCGCGTGCCCGTCGGGCAGATGGGCGACGTGTTCTCCGGCGGACAGCTGCTCACGGCGGCCATCGCCCTGTACTGCACGATGGCCGCCCTGCGGTCGAACGACCGGGGCCGGGACAAGCACCGCCACGCCGGCACGCTGTTCCTGGACAACCCCATCGGACGCGCCAACGCCACCTACCTCCTGGAGCTGCAACGAGCCGTCTCGGACGCCCTCGGCGTCCAACTCCTCTACACGACAGGCCTGTTCGACACGACCGCCCTGGCGGAGTTCCCCCTGGTCATCCGACTGCGCAACGACGCCGACCTCAGGGCCGGCCTGAAGTACATCAGCGTGGAGGAACACCTCCGCCCGGGATTGCCGCAGCAGCCCCAGGCGGGGGAGGCGGTGCGCAGCGAGATTACGGCCACACGGATGTTCAAACGCCCGGCGGCGCCCGCTACCCCCTAGCCGCACGGCCAGAGCCGGGAAATCAGCGTGGAGTCTGTCCTCGCGGCTCCGTGCCCGTCTGTGCCGACTACCTCAAGGGTGCGACAACCGCCCCGTCCCGCCCTGCCGGCGTATGCGCTCCTGAGTCCGCTCCGCAGCACGCCCCTGCCGTCGTGCCCTGCGCCGCTCGCGCCGCAGGGACCGGGCGGTGCTGCTGGGTGCCGACACCACGCCGTTGCGCTGGTTCCACACCTGGCGCGTCACCCAGACGTCGAGCGCGGCCCACGTCGCCACCACGGTGCTCGTCACGCTGCTGATGACCATCGGGAACGCGAGCCATGATCCGGCCAGCGTGCACAGGAACGCCACCATGGCCTGGATCATCGTCAAGGCGATGATCAGAACCGCTCGCACCGCGGCCGTGCGCACCGGATCGGGCATCCGGCGCCGGCTGGCGGGCTCCTCGATCCACAACGGCTGGTAATGCGGCTGCTCCTGAGCCGCGGCACCCTCGGCGGTCCTGTCTCCGGGTGCCGGAATGTCGCGATTCAGTGCCTCGGGACCCTTTCGTGCTGCCCGGCGCGCCGCATCGCCGTCCTCAGGCGCCACGCGCCGCTCCACCGTGCCCGTCACCGTGTCACTCCCCACCGTCAGCAGACCGCTCGCCCGCATCCGAAGACTCAGCTCCCCAGCGGTTGCCCGGCTTGCGCTGTTTTACGCCGCCCGGAGGCTGGATGCGGCTCCTGTGGCCCAATCCGCCTCCATTTCCCGTGGAGAAGGACGAACGGCACGTCCTGAAGATTCCCAAGGAAGGTAGATTTCCGGCCAACTGGCCGGACAGACCGGTCCGATCCGTCCTCCGGGATGCCGCGGGATTGCGGGAGGCAATCTCCCGCAATGGCCGGACAACTCCCCATGTCTCGTCACCGGTGCGGAAGTTCAGATTCCGGATCTCTCTTCGAGTTACGTGTGCGTCAGTAGTAGGCTCGCGCCGATTGTTGACGCACATGTGTGCCCCCTGACCGGTGGGGGTTTGAGCTGGGGGAGGCCATGCGCTTTCGCGGGACGTCGATCCGCCGGAAGATGGTGGCGCTGCTTCTCGTGCCGCTGGTGTCCCTCACCGCGATCTGGGGCTTCGCCACGGTACTCACAGGGCGAGGTGCGGCGCAGCTCTTCACGGTGTCGTCCCTCGTCGAGAAGATCGGCTACTCCACTGAGGACGCCGTCCGCGTCCTTCAGCAGGAACGTCGCCAGGCGCTGGTCTATCTTGCCGACCGCCGGGCCTCGGACGCGCTGTCCGCACTGCGGGTCACCCGCAACGCCACCGACGCCGCCGTCGCCGAGATCCGCAAGAACGCCAAGGATCCCGACGTCCGCGACGGGCTGGACCAGGGCGACAGCGAGCGCCTCACTGCCGTCCTGGACGCCTTCGACGGCATCAACCCCCTGCGTCGCAGCGTCGAGGACGGAACGGTGAGCCGCGCCGACGCCCTCCACCAGTACAACCTTCTCGTGGACCCCTGCTACACCCTCCTGGCATCCCTCGACGGCGTCGACAACGTGGCGATGGACAAGCAGGCCCGCGCCCTTCTCAATGTCACCCGCGCCCGCGAACTGCTCTCCCGTGAGGACGCGTTGCTCAGTTCCGCCCTCGTGGTGGGCAAGCTCTCCCGGGACGAGATACGCGACGTCTCCGATCTCGTCGCCCAGCGCACCCTCATGTACGAGGTCAGCCTGACGGACCTGCCCTCGTCCGAGCGGGTTCGCTACGAGCGCTTCTGGAAGAACGCCTCCACCGCTCCGCTGCGAGTCGCCGAGCAGGACCTCGTCTCCTCCGAGCCGGGCAGGTCCAGCACAGTCGACGCAAAGCGCTGGGACACCGTCGCCGGCGGCGCCCTCGAGGAGCTCAGCAAACTCAACGACGAGGCGGGCGCCCGCTACCAGGACCGCGTCAGTCCCGTCGCGATGGGCGTCATCATCAAGGCGGCCCTCGCCGGCGTCGTCGGCCTGCTCGCCCTGCTGTTCTCCCTCTTCCTCTCCGTGCGCATCGGCCGCAGCCTCGTGCGCGACCTGCGGCAGCTGCGCCTCGATGCCCACGAGGCCTCCGGCGTACGACTGCCCAGCGTGATGCGGCGCCTCTCCGCCGGAGAACAGGTCGACGTGGAGACCGAGGTCCCGCGCCTGGAGTACGACAAGAACGAGATCGGCGAGGTCGGACAGGCCCTCAACACCCTGCAGCGCGCCGCCGTCGAGGCCGCCGTCAAGCAGGCAGAACTGCGCGCCGGGGTCTCCGAGGTCTTCGTCAACCTCGCCCGCCGCAGCCAGGTCCTCCTCCACAAGCAGCTCACCCTCCTCGACACCATGGAACGCCGGACCGAGGACACCGACGAACTCGCCGACCTGTTCCGCCTGGACCACCTGACGACCCGTATGCGCCGGCACGCCGAGGGCCTGGTGATCCTCTCCGGCGCCGCCCCTTCCCGGCAATGGCGCAAGCCCGTGCAGCTCATGGACGTCGTGCGCGCCGCGGTCGCCGAGGTCGAGGACTACGAGCGCATCGAGGTCCGCCGCCTGCCCCGCGTCGCTGTCACGGGCCCGGCCGTCGCGGACATCACCCATCTCGTGGCCGAACTCCTGGAGAACGCGACGGTGTTCTCCCCGCCACACACCGCCGTCCAGGTTCTGGGCGAGCGGGTCGCCAACGGCTTCACCCTGGAGATCCACGACCGAGGCCTGGGTATGGCGGCCGACGTCCTACTGGACGCCAACCTCCGACTCGCCGAGACACCCGAGTTCGAGCTGTCCGACACCGACCGGCTCGGTCTGTTCGTCGTCAGCCGGCTCGCCCAGCGGCAGAACGTCCGGGTCTCGCTGCAGCCGTCGCCGTACGGCGGCACCACCGCCGTCGTGTTCATCCCCGACGCGCTGCTCACCGACGACGTCCCGGACACCAATGGCATCGGGTTCCGACTCGACCGGCCCACGCCCTCGAAGGAGGCCGAGCTGGAGGAGTCGCGCCGGGCCGCGCTCTCCCAGGTGCCGGCTCGCGTGCCCGGCCTGCCCGCCGCGCTCCTCGACGGTCCGGTCGAGCTGGAGGCCCCGGTCGATCTCGACGCCCTCAGTGACTTCCCGGACGCGCTCGGCGACGAGGACGGAGAACGCGGCGGCCTCTTCCGCCCGCGTCGTACCCTCGCCCCCATGGAGGACGAAGCGACGGGCCCGCACGGACCCCAGCACCCGGTCTCCGGCATCCACGGCGGGCCGGACGACGCAGACCCGGACGACGACGCGAGCGCGCCTGTCCCGCTGCCCCGCCGCGGGACGCCCAAGCTGGTCAGCTCGCACGGACGCCCGGTCACCGAGCAGCGCTCCCGGTGGGAGAAGGCAGACGCCGAGTCGTCGACAGGCCCGAGCCGCCCGCAGCCGAACGGCCTCGCTCCGCTGCCGTCCCGGCGCCGCGCCACGGGATCCCACGGCGAGGGAGCCGGCGCGCCGGACCGGATCGGTGACCGTGCCGACGCAGCGCCCTCCACCGGGCACGACCACGGTGGGCCGCCGGAGGCCCCGGCTCTCCCGAGGCGCACACGACGCCCCGCGATCACCTCGGGCGACTCCGCCCCGAACGCGACCGCCCCGGCCCAGGAGGCCGGCTCCGGCACGGGAGCGCTGCCCCGGCGCGTACGCCAGGCCAGCCTGGCTCCGCAGCTCAAACAGGGCCCGGCACCGCGCACCGAGGAGAAGCCGGAGCTCGCCGAGCGGGACGCGGACGAGGTCCGCAGCCGAATGGCCTCCCTCCAGCGCGGCTGGCAGCGCGGCCGCCAGGAGAACGCCGCGGGCGACGACGCCCACAGCGGCACAGCACCACAACGAACGACTAAGGGGGACGGTCGATGACCGCACCGAAAGCGACCGGCCACACCGCGACCAACCGGTCCGGAGAGCTCAACTGGCTCCTCGACGACCTGGTGGACCGCGTCGCCAGCATTCGCAAGGCCCTCGTGCTCTCCGGCGACGGCCTGCCGACGGGGGTGTCCAAGGACCTGACCCGCGAGGACAGCGAGCACCTGGCTGCCGTCGCGTCCGGCTTCCACAGCCTTGCCAAGGGCGTGGGCCGCCACTTCGAGGCGGGCAACGTCCGGCAGACCGTCGTCGAGCTCGATGACGCCTTCCTGTTCGTGACGGCCGCCGGGGACGGCAGCTGCCTCGCGGTGCTCTCGGACGCCGACTCCGACGTCGGTCTGGTCGCGTACGAGATGACCCTCCTCGTCAAGCGTGTCGGCGTGCATCTGGGTACCGCTCCGCGCACCGATCTGCCCGCAGGCGGGTAGTGGGATGGCATGAGCGCAGACGGTCAGGGAAGAAGCCACTGGTTCGACGACGAGGCCGGACCGGTCGTCCGTCCGTACGCCATGACGCGCGGCCGCACCTCCAGTGCGGCCCAGCACCGCCTCGACCTGATCGCGGTGGTCGTCACGGAACCGCAGGCGGACGATCCGGAGGCGGACTCGACGCTGTCCCCGGAACATGTGGACATCGTCGGACTGTGCCGTGACGCCCCGCAGTCCGTGGCCGAACTCTCCGCCGAGCTCGATCTGCCCATCGGTGTCGTACGGGTTCTCGTCGGAGATCTCGTGGACTCGGAATTCGTCCATGTGAACCGGCCGGTACCGCCTGCCGAGCTGGTGGACGAGAGTATTCTGCGCGACGTGATCAACGGCCTGCGGGCGCTGTGAGCGGCGCGGAAGCGGGGTAGTGACGTGACAGGCTGGCAGTTCTGGGTCGACCGAGGCGGCACGTTCACGGACATCGTCGCGCGACGCCCGGACGGCCGTCTGCTGACGCACAAGCTGCTGTCGGAGAATCCGGCGCGATACTCCGACGCGGCCGTGGCGGGCGTGAGCCAACTGCTGGACGGCTCCGAGGACCCCATCGAGGCCGTCCGTATGGGCACCACGGTCGCCACCAACGCCCTCCTCGAGCGCAAGGGCGAGCGGACCCTCCTCGTCATCACCAGCGGGTTCCGCGACGCCCTGCGCATCGCCTACCAGAACCGCCCCCGCATCTTCGCCCGCCGCATCGAACTGCCCGAGCTGCTGTACGAACGGGTCGTCGAGGTCGACGAGCGCATCGCCGCCGACGGCACCCTTCTGCACGCTCCCGACCTGGACGCCCTCGCCGGCCCCCTCCAGGACGCGTACGACGACGGGATCCGCGCCGTCGCTGTGGTCTGTATGCACAGCCACCTCCACCCCGCCCACGAACAGGCTGTCGGAGAGCTCGCCGACCGCATCGGCTTCCCGCAGATCTCGCTGTCCAGCGAGGTCAGCCCCTTGATGAAGCTCGTCCCGCGCGGGGACACCGCCGTCGTCGACGCCTACCTCTCGCCCGTCCTGCGCCGTTACGTCCAGCACGTCGCCGACGAACTCGAAGGCGTGCGGCTGATGTTCATGCAGTCCAACGGCGGCCTCGCCGAAGCAGGACAGTTCCGCGGCAAGGACGCCATCCTCTCCGGGCCAGCCGGCGGCATCGTCGGCATGGCCCGCATGTCGCAGCTCGCCGGCTTCGAGCGCGTCATCGGCTTCGACATGGGCGGTACGTCGACCGACGTCTCGCATTTCGCGGGTGAGTACGAACGCGTCTTCACCACACAGATCGCCGGTGTCAGGCTGCGCGCCCCCATGCTGGACATCCACACCGTCGCGGCCGGCGGCGGCTCGGTCCTCCACTTCGACGGGTCCCGCTACCGCGTAGGGCCGGACTCGGCGGGCGCGGACCCGGGCCCTGCCTGCTACCGGGGCGGCGGGCCGCTCGCAGTCACCGACGCCAACGTCATGCTCGGCCGCATCCAACCCGCCCACTTTCCCAAGGTGTTCGGACCCGATGGGGACCAGCCTCTCGACGACGCCCTCGTCCGTGAGCGCTTCACCGCCCTCGCGCACGAGATCCGCGAGAAGAGCGGCGACGACCGAACGCCCGAGCAGGTCGCCGAGGGCTACCTGCAGATCGCGGTCGCCAACATCGCCAACGCCGTGAAGCGGATCTCCGTCCAGAAGGGCCACGACGTCACCCGCTACGCCCTCACCACCTTCGGCGGTGCGGGCGGCCAGCACGCGTGCATGGTCGCCGACTCGCTCGGCATCCGCACGGTTCTCGTACCCCCCATGGCCGGCGTCCTCTCCGCGCTCGGCATCGGCCTCGCCGACACGACGTCCATGCGTGAACAGTCCGTCGAGGCACCTCTGCACGCCGCCTCGATGCCCGGGATCCTGAAGACCGCCGACGACCTGGAAGCAGCCGCCCGCACCGAACTCCTCGACGAGGACATCCCCGAGGACCGCATCCGGATCACCCGCCGCGCCCAACTCCGCTACGACGGCACCGACACCACCCTCACCGTCGAGCTCACCGAGCCCGACACGATGAGGCGCGCCTTCGAAGAACGTCATCGCGCCACGTACTCCTTCACCCTCGACCGCCCGGTCGTCGTCGAAGCCCTCTCCGTCGAAGCCACAGGCATCACCGAACCCCCGATCTCTCCGCTCTCGCCCCTCACGAAGCCGCCCCTGAAGGCAGCCCGGCATCCCCGGGCACCGTCCCCCTCCACACGGGCGGCACCTGGCGCGACGTACCCCTCCACCGCCGGGAGCACCTGCCTCCCGGCGAAACCGTCACCGGCCCGGCGATCATCACCGAGGCCAGTGCGACGACCGTCGTCGACGACGGCTGGCAAGCCGCGACGACCTACGACGGGCATCTGGTCATGGAACGCACGGCGGTTACGCAGAGTTCCGATCTCGACACGCAAGCCGACCCGGTTCTTCTCGAGGTCTTCAACAACCTCTTCATGTCCATCGCCGAACAGATGGGCGCCCGCCTCGAATCCACCGCCCAGTCCGTCAACATCAAGGAGCGTCTGGACTTCTCCTGCGCGCTCTTCGACCCGGACGGAAACCTGGTGGCCAACGCCCCGCACATCCCCGTCCACCTGGGCTCGATGGGCACGAGCGTCCAGGAGGTCATCCGGCGCCGCGGCTCCCGGATGCGCCCCGGCGACACCTACGCCGTCAACGACCCGTACCACGGCGGCACCCACCTGCCCGACGTCACCGTGATCACCCCGGTCTTCGGCACGGAACCCACGACGAACACGGAGGGTGAGCCGGAGATCCTCTTCTACGTCGCCTCACGTGGCCACCACGCAGAGATCGGCGGCATCGCTCCAGGGTCCATGCCCGCCAACAGCCGCACCATCGAGGAGGAGGGAATCCTCTTCGACAACTGGCTGCTCGCCGAGAACGGCCGCTTCCGCGAGGAGGAGACCCTCCGCCTGCTCACCGAGGCGCCTTACCCGTCGCGCAACCCCGAGACCAACCTCGCCGATCTGCGCGCCCAGATCGCCGCCAACCGCAAGGGCGTCGAGGAAGTCGCCCGGATGATCGAGAACTTCGGTCTCGACGTCGTCCAGGCGTACATGAAGCACGTCCAGGACAATGCGGAGGAAGCGGTACGCAGGGTCATCGACGCCCTGGACGACGGCGAGTACGCCTATGAGACCGACTCGGGAGCGATCATCCGGGTTCGCGTGCGCGTGGACCGCGAGAACCGCTGCGCCACCGTCGACTTCACCGGCACGTCCCAGCAGTTGGCCACGAACTTCAACGCCCCCTTCTCGGTCGTCAACGCGGCTGTCCTGTACGT comes from the Streptomyces sp. NBC_00443 genome and includes:
- a CDS encoding sensor histidine kinase; protein product: MRFRGTSIRRKMVALLLVPLVSLTAIWGFATVLTGRGAAQLFTVSSLVEKIGYSTEDAVRVLQQERRQALVYLADRRASDALSALRVTRNATDAAVAEIRKNAKDPDVRDGLDQGDSERLTAVLDAFDGINPLRRSVEDGTVSRADALHQYNLLVDPCYTLLASLDGVDNVAMDKQARALLNVTRARELLSREDALLSSALVVGKLSRDEIRDVSDLVAQRTLMYEVSLTDLPSSERVRYERFWKNASTAPLRVAEQDLVSSEPGRSSTVDAKRWDTVAGGALEELSKLNDEAGARYQDRVSPVAMGVIIKAALAGVVGLLALLFSLFLSVRIGRSLVRDLRQLRLDAHEASGVRLPSVMRRLSAGEQVDVETEVPRLEYDKNEIGEVGQALNTLQRAAVEAAVKQAELRAGVSEVFVNLARRSQVLLHKQLTLLDTMERRTEDTDELADLFRLDHLTTRMRRHAEGLVILSGAAPSRQWRKPVQLMDVVRAAVAEVEDYERIEVRRLPRVAVTGPAVADITHLVAELLENATVFSPPHTAVQVLGERVANGFTLEIHDRGLGMAADVLLDANLRLAETPEFELSDTDRLGLFVVSRLAQRQNVRVSLQPSPYGGTTAVVFIPDALLTDDVPDTNGIGFRLDRPTPSKEAELEESRRAALSQVPARVPGLPAALLDGPVELEAPVDLDALSDFPDALGDEDGERGGLFRPRRTLAPMEDEATGPHGPQHPVSGIHGGPDDADPDDDASAPVPLPRRGTPKLVSSHGRPVTEQRSRWEKADAESSTGPSRPQPNGLAPLPSRRRATGSHGEGAGAPDRIGDRADAAPSTGHDHGGPPEAPALPRRTRRPAITSGDSAPNATAPAQEAGSGTGALPRRVRQASLAPQLKQGPAPRTEEKPELAERDADEVRSRMASLQRGWQRGRQENAAGDDAHSGTAPQRTTKGDGR
- a CDS encoding roadblock/LC7 domain-containing protein codes for the protein MTAPKATGHTATNRSGELNWLLDDLVDRVASIRKALVLSGDGLPTGVSKDLTREDSEHLAAVASGFHSLAKGVGRHFEAGNVRQTVVELDDAFLFVTAAGDGSCLAVLSDADSDVGLVAYEMTLLVKRVGVHLGTAPRTDLPAGG
- a CDS encoding DUF742 domain-containing protein, which translates into the protein MSADGQGRSHWFDDEAGPVVRPYAMTRGRTSSAAQHRLDLIAVVVTEPQADDPEADSTLSPEHVDIVGLCRDAPQSVAELSAELDLPIGVVRVLVGDLVDSEFVHVNRPVPPAELVDESILRDVINGLRAL